GAACACCGAAATCGCGTTGTTCCGGTATGGCCTCATCGCCCCACTCGTCCACACCCCGCCCGACTCCGGTCAACAGGAGCGCCTCTTGCGCGAGATTGCTTCGCGCTCGTACCGCATTCCAGGTTCGACCCGCACGCACGTGAGTGTCACGACGCTGCGCCGCTACCTCAAGACGTATCGCGAGCAAGGCTTCGAGGCGCTGCGCCCCGGCCCCCGCGCGGATGCCGGCGCCCCACGCGCCTTCCCACCCGAGGTGCTCGACCAAGCCATTGCGTTGCGCGAAGAACAGCCTGCACGCACCACGCAGACGATCGTGGACATCCTTCAGCGGGACGAGAGCTTGCCGCGCTCAGTCAATGTCCACACGCTAACCACGCACTTGCGCCGGCGTGGCAAAACCCGGCGCGTGTTAGCTCACACGGGCAAGACCTACCGACGCTTTGAGCGTGACCACGTCAACGCGCTGTGGCAGGGCGACGCCATGGTCGGCCCCTGGCTGCCCGACCCCTACGCGCCCGGCAACCCCCGTCGAGCGGGGGCAGGCAAGCGCCGCACGCACTTGTTCTGCTTCATCGACGACCACAGCCGGCTGGTGCCCTACGCCGAATTCTTCTTCGACGAAGCCTTGCCTCGGATGGAACGCGTGCTCAAGGTGGCGCTGTTGCGCCGCGGCGTGCCCTACGCCGTCTACGTGGACAACGGTCAGGTCTATTCGTCCACGCAGTTCAATGCCGCCTGCGCCACGCTCGGCATTCAACGTATCCAAACCGCCCCCTATTCGCCCGAAGCGAAGGGAAAACAGGAGCGTTTTTTCGAAACCCTCCGCGCTCAGTTCCTACCGGAAGTCGAAGCCTCGCATCTCACGACGCTGACCGACCTCAACGAATCGCTGTGGGCCTGGCTGGAGTGTGTCTATCATCAACACGAGCACAGCGAGACGAAACAAACTCCGTGGGCACGCTACACGGCGGGCCTCGACCAGGTGCGCCACGCCGATCCTGAAACCGTGCGCCGCGCGTTCCTCTGGCGCGAGAAGCGTAAGGTCCGTCGCGATGCCCTGCTCTCGCTCCAAGGCAATCGCTACCAGGTCGAGCCGCATCTGGCGGGACGCATCCTTGAACTCCGCTTCGATCCGTTTGACCTCGCGCAGATTGAACTCTACCTCGACGGCACTCGCCTCGGCCTGGCGACGGTCATTGTTCAGAATCGCCAGCGCCACCTCGCTGTCCAACGGCTCGCGACGGAACCGCCCGACCCGCCCAGACCGAAATCCTCGCTCGACTACCTGGCCGCACTGCGCGAAGAGTATCGGACTCAACAGCAGCGCGAACTCGGCCCGCTCCAGTTCACCCAGTTGCCCTTACCCGAGGTGGACACACCCACCGACCCGACCGCGGACGCGCCGGAGGCCTGACATGTTCCAAGAATTCTACGGCTTCTCCAGCTTGCCCTTTTCGCGCACCATCGCCACCAAAGACTTGTTCCCCACCGCCGCTCAGAAGGAACTCGGCGCACGCCTGGCCTATCTCGTCCGCGAGCGCGGCTTCGGTCTCGTCACGGGTGAGATCGGCTCCGGCAAGTCCACCGCCGTGCGCGTCTTCGCCGCCAACCTCGACTTCAATCGTTATCTCGTTGTGTATCTGGCTAATCCGACCACGGG
This sequence is a window from Candidatus Acidiferrales bacterium. Protein-coding genes within it:
- a CDS encoding Mu transposase C-terminal domain-containing protein, producing MSPTSSSETDPHDLNTEIALFRYGLIAPLVHTPPDSGQQERLLREIASRSYRIPGSTRTHVSVTTLRRYLKTYREQGFEALRPGPRADAGAPRAFPPEVLDQAIALREEQPARTTQTIVDILQRDESLPRSVNVHTLTTHLRRRGKTRRVLAHTGKTYRRFERDHVNALWQGDAMVGPWLPDPYAPGNPRRAGAGKRRTHLFCFIDDHSRLVPYAEFFFDEALPRMERVLKVALLRRGVPYAVYVDNGQVYSSTQFNAACATLGIQRIQTAPYSPEAKGKQERFFETLRAQFLPEVEASHLTTLTDLNESLWAWLECVYHQHEHSETKQTPWARYTAGLDQVRHADPETVRRAFLWREKRKVRRDALLSLQGNRYQVEPHLAGRILELRFDPFDLAQIELYLDGTRLGLATVIVQNRQRHLAVQRLATEPPDPPRPKSSLDYLAALREEYRTQQQRELGPLQFTQLPLPEVDTPTDPTADAPEA